The following nucleotide sequence is from Sandaracinaceae bacterium.
ATGCTGGCGCCATCATGGGACGTGCGTAGGTCGGCTGCATGAGCGAAGCAACGGTGGCCGACTACATGAGTCGGAGCCCGCACACCATCGGCAAGGACATGTCCCTCGCGACGGCCAGCAAGGTCATGCGCGAGCACGGCGTGCGTCACCTCCCCGTGCTCGACGGCGGCCAGGTGATCGGCATCCTCTCGAACCGCGACGTCTACCTGCTCGAGACCCTCCAGGACGTGGAGGCGACCCGCGTGACGGTCGAGGAGGCGATGAGCGCCGAGCCCTACTCCGTGGCGGCGGACGCGCCGCTCAAGGACGTCGTGGTGCACATGGCGGAGCACAAGTACGGAGCCGCGGTGATCATGGAGGGCAAGAAGGTGAAAGGCATCTTCACCACCATCGACGCGCTGCGGGCCCTCGCCGAGCGGCTGTAGCCGGCCAGGGCGCGCTCAGGGCTTCGGCACATCGAGGCGCTTCATCATCTTCTGGAGACCGTACCGCGAGAGCCCGAGCAGCTCGGCCGCGCGCGTCTGGTTGCCCGCCGTCTGGTCGAGCGCCTGCACGATGAGGCGGCGCTCCAGGGCGGCGACCTGCCCCTTGAGGTCGAGGGCGTCCGCCGGCGCCTGCGTCTCGGCGCCCCGCACCTTGGGCGAGAGGTGCTCGGGCCCGATGATCTCGTCGGCGAGCACGAGGGCGCGGCGGATCTCGTTCTCCAGCTCTCGCACGTTGCCCGGCCAGGAGAAGGCGCGCAGCGCGTTCATCGCGCCGCGGTCCACCCGCACCCGGCGCTCGGGCGCGTGCCGGTCGAGGAAGGCCGCCACCAGCGGGGCCACGTCGTCGAGGCGCTCGCGCAGCGGCGGCAGCTCCACCTGCACGACGGCGACGCGGTAGAAGAGGTCCTGCCGGAAGGCCCCCTCCTCCACCATGCGCTCGAGGTCGCGGTGCGTCGCCGCGATGAGCCTCACGTCGACGGTGGTCGTCTCCTCGCTCCCCACCGGCCGGAGCTGTCCGTCCTGCAGGACACGGAGGAGCTTGGCTTGCATCGACTCGCTCATCTCGCCGATCTCGTCGAGGAAGAGCGAGCCTCCGTCGGCCACCTCGAAGAGCCCGCGGCGCGCTCGCTCGGCCCCGGTGAACGCCCCGCGCACGTGCCCGAAGAGCGCGCTCTCCAGCAGCGTGTCCGGGATCGCGCTGACGTTCTCGCTCACGTACGGCCCATCGCGCCGCGAGCTCGCCTGGTGCACGGCCCGCGCGACGAGCTCCTTGCCCGTCCCGCTCTCGCCCCGCACCAGCACGGGCGCGTCGCTCGC
It contains:
- a CDS encoding CBS domain-containing protein — translated: MSEATVADYMSRSPHTIGKDMSLATASKVMREHGVRHLPVLDGGQVIGILSNRDVYLLETLQDVEATRVTVEEAMSAEPYSVAADAPLKDVVVHMAEHKYGAAVIMEGKKVKGIFTTIDALRALAERL